The genomic region CTGCTGAAGGCGCATGAGCCAGTCGTTGTAATAGCCGACGCGGTAATGAGTCGCCAGAAAGAACAGCACAAACAGCGCCGTCACAAACCAGGACGGGAACAGATGCGGAAACTGGCGGGTCACGTAGCGGCACAGGGCGTACAAAATGCCCAGGTCCAGCACCACACTCAGGAAATAGCGCATGGCCAGCTTCGGAAATGCCTCATACTCCCAGATAAAACCGGCAACCGGCATGCCGTCGCCCGAATTCAGGTAAACAAAGGTGGGCAGGAAAATCAGCCCGGCGACCAGGTGAGCAGCCAGCGTTTCCCGGAAAAATTTAAGAAAAGGCTGCCCGATTGACTTCTGAATCAGGATAAAGCCGTATAAAACCACAAAGAACGCACCCGGAAAAACGGCCCAGATGAACGAGAGCGTGATCGGAAAAAAGGTTGACTCCAACTGCCGCCGGTGAAAGGCGTTGTACAGCAGCATCCCCGAAATGAGGGTGCAGGAAACCAGCTGGTTGGGCACCCACTGCAACTGATCGAACCAGGAAACAAAGCCGTACAGATGGGGCGTAATCGGATGGTTTCCGTAAAAGCTATGAAGCAGCAGTTCCTTGAGCCCGTTGTTGAGCCCGCCCACCAGCGGCAGCAGCAGCAGCAGGAGTTTGCGGCGCCCCGTCACCAGATAGACCCAGCTTATTCCCAGAAAAAAGCCGATGGCGGTCCAGCCGGCCAGAAACGGCTCGTACGGCCGTCCCAGCGTGATTTTGGAAAGAAAGGCGGGGACGAGGTAAAAGCCAAAATAGTAGGTGGCGTAGCGATCCCGTTCGGGAAAAAACAGCGGCCAGTTGTGAACCGTGAGGTCGTAGTATTTGGCGTTATGTCCCCAGTGGTCGAACATCTGCGCACTGAGTCCGGCGATGCCCGAATAAAGCGTCAGGACCAGGCCCATCCCGGCCAGGTAGAAAAGGTCCTGGCGGGTAAAGTCTGCCCCCACATCGGAACGCTCCCGAAAGGCCCTCACCGTCAGAAAGCCGAAACCGATCAGCACCGGAATCGAAAAAATTGGATCAAACCAGCCCAGGGTAAACAGAATGGCGGGCAGCAGCAGGTAAATCAGACTGGCCAGCCTCAATGTACGAACGCTCATACAGAAAGAATCAAGTTACGGCGCCGGTTCTATTGCCAAACCAGCGTGTAAGCAGCTGGCAAAAACTGTACCGTTCGGCAGGATTCTTTCGTGAACAGTGTCTGGAAATAAAGCCGCAACAAGGCCGGGCGACCCACGCCAGATGGCGAACCACACCCTGTTGAGCCAAAAGTAAGGATACCAAAAAACGAGCTGTATTCCGCTATTCTAGAATACAGCCCGTTTTTAAGCTAGTCCGGAAGCGTCTATACGTCGCAGATTTCGACGGCCCGTTTCAGACCCGCCACAACGCTGGGGCGGTCTTTGGCCGAGGGAATATATTCCTGTCCGATAAAGCCTTTGTAGCCGCTATCGACGATGGCCTTTACGATGGCGGGATAATAGATTTCCTGCGTCTCGTCGATCTCATGACGGCCGGGCATCCCGCCGGTATGGTAATGGCTGATGTACTTTCCGTAGCGCCGGATGTTGCGGATGTGGTCGCCGCTCATGCTCTGCATGTGGAAGATGTCGTACAGCAGTTTGAAGTTCGGCGAACCGACCATTTCGGCCAGCACCGCGCCCCATTCCACGTTGTCGCACTGGTAGTCCGGGTGGCTGTCGCGCGACGAAAGCAGTTCCATCGTGAGCGTAACCCCATTTTTTTCCGCCAGCGGCATGATGCGCTTCAGCCCTTTCTGGCAGTTGAGCAGACCCTGGTACTCCGTCAGGCCGTTGCGGTTGCCCGAGAAGCAGATGAGGTTGGTAACCCCGGCGTCCTTAGCCTGCGGAATCAGCTGGGTGTACGTTTCCACGAGTACGTCGTGGTTTTTCGGGTTGTTCCAGAAATTGGGCAGACCGGTTCCTTTCGGCCAGGCGGTTTGTCCCATCGCCGAGGTGATCCCGTATTTCTGCATGACTTTCCATTCGTCGGGGCCCGTCAGCTCGATGGATTCGATGCCGAGGTCCTTACAGATCTGGCAAAGTTCTTCCAGCGGAATGTTCTGGTAACACCACCGGCTGATCGAGTGGCGGATATTTCCTTTCAGTTTGGGCGGTTCCATGCCAGAGGCGAGGGTTGAAATCGAAGACAAGGTTAAAGCGCCACCGGCGATATTCTTCAGAGCCGTTCGGCGGGAGGAGGTTGTCATAATAAGTAGATGAGCGAATGAGCGAATGAGTGAATGAGTGAATAGCTTCGCAGGGTCTGAATTTAGCGAAGCTATTCACTCATTCACTCATTCGCTCATTCGCAATTGGTTAGAGTTCGCGAATCCGAATATTCCGATACCAGACCTTATCGCCGTGGTCCTGCAGAGCGATACGGCCTTTGCTGAACTTGCCGAAGCCTTCCCAGCCTTTGAACTTGCTTTCGCTGACCATCTTGTCCCATTCCGGGCCGGAGGTAGCGTAGTCCACCACTTTTTTGCCGTTCATCCAGTGCTCGGCGCGGCCGTTATGGACCACCAGCTTCACCTTGTTCCATTGTCCAACGGGTTTGACGGCCGTGGGGTCGGAGGTGGGAATCAGGTCGTAGAGAGACCCGGCCGTGCGGTTGCCGTTGCGTCCCATCTTGGCATCAGGGTGGCGTTCGTTGTCGAGCACCTGCATTTCCGGGCCGGTGTTGTAGGTAGACCTGAATTTGGGGTCTTCATGGACGCGGTAGATAATGCCGCTGTTACCGCCTTCCGAAATCTTCCACTCCAGTTCGAGTTCGAAGTCGCCGTACTCTTTGTCGGTCACGATGTCGCCGCCGCCGTTGCCGCCGCTATAGGCCAGTGCGCCGTCTTCCACCACCCATTTGTCAGACACACCCTTGCCGAGGTAATTATGCCAGCCGGCCAGCGATTTTCCGTCAAAAAGGCTAACCCACTTGCTCTTTTTGGGTTTGAGCGGAGCTTCAGAAGGGAGTGGACTGAATGCCGTCAGGGCCAGGGCGACAAGGGCCAGGCTGCCAGCGAATTTCACAAAACGTTTCATAAAACGATAAAGATTTAGTTCGGGAAACAGGAGCTTCCCCGGTCAAGGGAGCAATATCCGAAAACCGGCGGAACTCTGGTACTATTCGAACGAAAAAGCGGTATGTTTCCGGATTTTACTGCACAAAAAAGCCGCTTCGGTGAAGAAGCGGCTTTGTCGGGTTTGATTTTATTTTTTGGAATCCGGTTCGTTGTAACCCGACCCGTGCGGATCATAGCCTTCCTGCGGGTTGTCGTCGGGTTCCAGCAGGGTAGCCCCCCGGCGCTGGAAAAGAGCTTCATCGGACGGGTTGTCCGGCAGTCCTTCCATGCTGCTGGGCAGACCGCTTTCGATGTGGCGCGGCTGGCTGGCTGCATCGCGGCGGCTTTTCTCGATCACGGCTGGGTCTACATCCCATTCCTGATTGCTGCCGTGGCTGTCGGGCCGCGCTTCGCGCTCAGCGTTGAACTTGCTGTCCTCCCGAAGCTGGCGAATCAGATCGGCGCTTTCGACGCTCTGGTCCATTCCTGATACGGAGTTGAACTGTTCGTTATTGGTTCCTTCCGTAGGCCGGCCATAGTCGGACGTGCCGTGCTGGTAGGGGTCTTTCGAGTAAAATTCCGGGTCCCGGGCCGCCGGATCGAACGGACTTTGCCGGGCTTCGGTATCGCGATTATTGTCTTCCATGGCGTTGAAAAATGGACTGGTATCTATACTTAAACGGCTGAAGGGGGAAATGTGTTTAAAGCGGTTAGGAAACGCGGGGTTTACCGAACACGGGGCGGTAATTTTTTTGGCTATGTCCCGTCCCAATCGCAAACCCGCCGTTGAATCGGTGGGCTGAACCGTTTCACTGGCTCATCCCCCTTCTGTCATGGCCCATCCGTACACCAAACTCTGGATTCACGCCGTATTCAGCACCAAAAACCGTCAGCCGTTGGTTCGTCCGGCCGTCAAACCTGTTTTGTATGACCTCATCCGGCAGCAGTTGCAGGAATTGCAGTGTCGGATGGAGTGCGTCAACGGCGTGGAAGATCATGTGCATATCCTGTTTCTGCTGAGTCCGCAATGGTCCGTGGCCGATGTCATGAAGCAGGTCAAAGGCAGTAGTTCGCACGAAGTCAACCGGCGGAATCTGCTACCGCAAAAGTTCGCCTGGCAAACGGGGTACGGCGCGTTTTCGGTCAGCGAGTCGCAGGTGGAGCGGAGGCGGGCGTACATTCAGAACCAGGAGGAGCACCACCGGCGCATGACCTTTTCGGAGGAGTACGAGCGGTTTCTGCGCCAGTACGGACTTGACGGCGTAACAGCGGGAAACCGTTGAAACGGTTAGTGGGCGCAGCCGGGAGCACCGTTTACCCACCGATCCATCGGTGGGCAATGCCGTATTACCCAGCCCACGGATTTATCCATGAGTCCAAACGGATTCATCAATGGGTTCAACGCATTCATGGGCGGGTCCAAACGGATTCATCGGTGGGTTCAAGCGGTTTCATCCGTGGGTCCAAACGGATTTACCCGCGAGTCCGGAACGGAGTTTATCGTAGAGTCCGGCAGGACAAAAAATAGCCCACGGATTAATCCGTGGGCCAAGAGGCCGTACGCCGGTGTGCCGTTAACCGTTTCAACGGTTTCACCCCGCCAGCTCCATTTTCAAAAATTTACCCGTGTAGCTGCCTTTGGCTTTGGCTACTTTTTCCGGCGAGCCTTCGGCGATGATTTGCCCGCCTTTGGTGCCGCCTTCCGGGCCGAGGTCAATCACGTGGTCAGCGACCTTGATGACGTCGAGGTTGTGTTCGATAATCAGCACCGTATTGCCCTTGTTGGCCAGCTTGTTGAGCACGTCGAGCAGGTGGGCGATGTCCTGAAAATGCAGACCCGTCGTTGGTTCGTCGAGGATGTACAGCGTCTTGCCCGTGTCTTTTTTCGACAATTCCTCGGCCAGTTTCACCCGCTGCGCCTCGCCGCCCGAAAGCGTGGTGGCGTGCTGCCCGAGCGTGATGTAGCCCAGGCCTACGTCGTTCAGCGTCTGTACCTTCCGCAGAATCTTGGGCTGGGCTTCGAAAAACTCCAGGGCCTGTTCGACGGTCATGTCCAGCACATCGGCGATGGATTTGCCTTTGAAGCGCACTTCCAGCGTCTCGCGGTTAAAACGTTTGCCCTTGCAGGTCTCGCAGGCCACGTGCACATCCGGCAGAAACTCCATCTCGATTTTCTTCATGCCCGCGCCTTCGCAGTCCTCACAGCGACCACCCTTCACGTTGAAGGAGAACCGGCCCGGCTTGTAACCCCGGATTTTGGCTTCCGGCAACTCCGCGAACAAGGCCCGGATTTCCGAAAACATGCCCGTGTACGTCGCCGGGTTCGAGCGGGGCGTCCGGCCGATGGGCGACTGGTCCACCTCGATGACCTTGTCCAGATGCTCCAGCCCTTCGACGGCTTTGAAGGCCAGCGGTTCGCGTTTCGATTTGTAGAAATACCGGTTCAGAATCGGAAACAGGGTTTCGTGGATGAGCGACGACTTACCCGAACCCGACACGCCGGTGATGCAGATCATCTGGCCGAGCGGCAGTTTCAGGGTTACGTTTTTCAGGTTATGCCCGGTAGCGCCCTTGATGACGAGCGCATGGCCGTTGCCTTCGCGCCGCTTCTTCGGTACTTCGATAGCCCGCCGACCGCTGAGGAACTCCGCCGTGGTGCTGCCGTTGCGTAGAAACTCCTCCGGCGTACCGTGGCCGACCACCTGCCCGCCATGACGGCCCGCGCCCGGACCAATGTCCAGAATGTAGTCCGATTCGAGCATCATGTCCTTGTCGTGCTCGACCACCAGCACCGTATTGCCCAGGTCCCGCAGATTTTTCAGTGATTCGATGAGCTTGACGTTGTCGCGCTGGTGCAGGCCGATGCTCGGTTCGTCCATGATATAAAGGACGCCGACCAGCTGCGTGCCGATCTGCGTGGCCAGCCGGATGCGCTGCGCTTCGCCGCCCGAGAGCGTCCGCAGGGGCCGGTCGAGCGTCAGGTATTCGAGGCCGATGTCGAGCAGGAAGCCGATGCGTTTGCGGATTTCCTTCAGAATCTCTTTGGCAATCACATTCTGGCGCTCCGAAAGACGGTCTTCCAGCCCGGTAATCCAGTCGGAAAGCTCCGAGATGTCCATCTGCGCCAATTGCGCGATGTTCTTATCGTCCATCCGGAAATAAAGCGATTCCTTTTTCAGCCGTGCGCCGCCGCATTCCGGACAGGCCTTCACGACCATAAAATCCTTGAGCCACTCCTGAATCTTGTCGGAGCCGTTCTCCTGCTGGCGTTTGAGGAAGTTGATGACGCCCTCAAATTTGAAGGTTTCCTCTCCGGCCTTTTTGCCCGGCGGCGGGGCGGTTTCTTCGTCCGTGCCGTAAAGCAGGATTTTGATGAGTTCGTCCGGATATTTTTCGAGCGGCGTGGTCAGGCTGAGCTTGAATTTCTTCAGAATGACTTCAATTTCGCGGAAAAACCAGAGTTCGCGGTATTCGCCCAGCGGGGCGATGGCACCGCGGCTGATGCTCAGTTTTTTGTCCGGAATGACCGATTCTTCCGTGATTTCCTCTACCTGACCCAGACCCTGACAGGTCGGGCACCAGCCATAGGGCGAGTTGAACGAAAAAGTGTTCGGCGAAGGTTCGTCGTAGCTGATTCCCGACTCGGGGTCCATCAGGTTTTGGGAGAAATAAATCACCTGACCCGCTTCGTCGAGCACCTGCATGGCGCCCTTGCCCTGTTTCAGGGTCGTCTGGACCGACTGCGAAAGCCGGTAGCGGTCGCCGGTTTCAGCTTTGGGCACCAGCCGGTCGATGACGATTTCCACGTCGTGGACCTTGTAGCGGTCGAGCTGCATCTTGGGCACAATGTCCTGCACGACGCCGTCCACGCGGACTTTGGTGTAGCCGAGTTTGGCAATCTGCACAAACAGTTCACGGTAATGCCCTTTGCGGCCCCGCACGACGGGCGCGAGCAGCACGAGCTTTTTGCCCGAATACTGGGCCAGAATGGCGTCGATGATCTGGTCCTGCGACTGTCGTTCCATGCGGCGGCCCGTGGCGTACGAGAACGCCTCCCCAGCGCGGGCGTACAGCAGACGGAGAAAGTCGTAAATCTCCGTGGTGGTGCCGACCGTCGAACGCGGGTTTTTGGACGTCGTTTTCTGTTCGATGGAAATGACCGGACTCAGGCCGTTGATCTTGTCCACATCGGGCCGTTCCATGTCGCCGAGAAAAGACCGGGCGTAGGCCGAGAAGCTTTCCATGTAACGGCGCTGTCCTTCGGCATAAATGGTATCAAACGCCAGCGACGATTTGCCGCTGCCGCTGATGCCCGTGACGACCACCAGCTTGTTGCGGGGAATCGTCACGTCGATGTTTTTGAGGTTATGTTCGCGGGCGCCGAGCACTTCAATCTGCTCAAAGCCCGTCAGGTCAATATCGGTAAGCGAAGCTT from Tellurirhabdus rosea harbors:
- a CDS encoding hydroxypyruvate isomerase family protein gives rise to the protein MTTSSRRTALKNIAGGALTLSSISTLASGMEPPKLKGNIRHSISRWCYQNIPLEELCQICKDLGIESIELTGPDEWKVMQKYGITSAMGQTAWPKGTGLPNFWNNPKNHDVLVETYTQLIPQAKDAGVTNLICFSGNRNGLTEYQGLLNCQKGLKRIMPLAEKNGVTLTMELLSSRDSHPDYQCDNVEWGAVLAEMVGSPNFKLLYDIFHMQSMSGDHIRNIRRYGKYISHYHTGGMPGRHEIDETQEIYYPAIVKAIVDSGYKGFIGQEYIPSAKDRPSVVAGLKRAVEICDV
- a CDS encoding 3-keto-disaccharide hydrolase, whose product is MKRFVKFAGSLALVALALTAFSPLPSEAPLKPKKSKWVSLFDGKSLAGWHNYLGKGVSDKWVVEDGALAYSGGNGGGDIVTDKEYGDFELELEWKISEGGNSGIIYRVHEDPKFRSTYNTGPEMQVLDNERHPDAKMGRNGNRTAGSLYDLIPTSDPTAVKPVGQWNKVKLVVHNGRAEHWMNGKKVVDYATSGPEWDKMVSESKFKGWEGFGKFSKGRIALQDHGDKVWYRNIRIREL
- the tnpA gene encoding IS200/IS605 family transposase; translated protein: MAHPYTKLWIHAVFSTKNRQPLVRPAVKPVLYDLIRQQLQELQCRMECVNGVEDHVHILFLLSPQWSVADVMKQVKGSSSHEVNRRNLLPQKFAWQTGYGAFSVSESQVERRRAYIQNQEEHHRRMTFSEEYERFLRQYGLDGVTAGNR
- the uvrA gene encoding excinuclease ABC subunit UvrA, translated to MTEQKASLTDIDLTGFEQIEVLGAREHNLKNIDVTIPRNKLVVVTGISGSGKSSLAFDTIYAEGQRRYMESFSAYARSFLGDMERPDVDKINGLSPVISIEQKTTSKNPRSTVGTTTEIYDFLRLLYARAGEAFSYATGRRMERQSQDQIIDAILAQYSGKKLVLLAPVVRGRKGHYRELFVQIAKLGYTKVRVDGVVQDIVPKMQLDRYKVHDVEIVIDRLVPKAETGDRYRLSQSVQTTLKQGKGAMQVLDEAGQVIYFSQNLMDPESGISYDEPSPNTFSFNSPYGWCPTCQGLGQVEEITEESVIPDKKLSISRGAIAPLGEYRELWFFREIEVILKKFKLSLTTPLEKYPDELIKILLYGTDEETAPPPGKKAGEETFKFEGVINFLKRQQENGSDKIQEWLKDFMVVKACPECGGARLKKESLYFRMDDKNIAQLAQMDISELSDWITGLEDRLSERQNVIAKEILKEIRKRIGFLLDIGLEYLTLDRPLRTLSGGEAQRIRLATQIGTQLVGVLYIMDEPSIGLHQRDNVKLIESLKNLRDLGNTVLVVEHDKDMMLESDYILDIGPGAGRHGGQVVGHGTPEEFLRNGSTTAEFLSGRRAIEVPKKRREGNGHALVIKGATGHNLKNVTLKLPLGQMICITGVSGSGKSSLIHETLFPILNRYFYKSKREPLAFKAVEGLEHLDKVIEVDQSPIGRTPRSNPATYTGMFSEIRALFAELPEAKIRGYKPGRFSFNVKGGRCEDCEGAGMKKIEMEFLPDVHVACETCKGKRFNRETLEVRFKGKSIADVLDMTVEQALEFFEAQPKILRKVQTLNDVGLGYITLGQHATTLSGGEAQRVKLAEELSKKDTGKTLYILDEPTTGLHFQDIAHLLDVLNKLANKGNTVLIIEHNLDVIKVADHVIDLGPEGGTKGGQIIAEGSPEKVAKAKGSYTGKFLKMELAG